A segment of the Lycium barbarum isolate Lr01 chromosome 7, ASM1917538v2, whole genome shotgun sequence genome:
ATGAGAAGAGGAGATCGAAAGGCTAGCCCCCACCTCTCTCACACACAACGCGACAAAACTCAACTGCCCACTAATCTTCTATCCTAATCTTTGATCTCCAaattcctatctaaggtcatgtcttcAGTCAGCCGAAGctgtgccatgtcctgtctaatcacgtCCTCCCAattcttcttcggcctacctctaccttttCAAACTTCTGCGACAGCCAATCTCTCACACCTCCTAACTGGCGCATTCCACTGTTCCTCTTCACATGTACGAACCATCTCAGTCTcacttccctcatcttgtccgccACGGACGTCACTCCGACCTTGTCCCTCATCTCTCCTAGTACGAACACACATCCATCTGAGCATCCTCATCTCCGCTACCTTCATTTTCTGAACATGAGCATACTTGAATGGCCAGCATTCTGCCCCATGCAATAATGTTAGTggaaccaccactctgtagaacctACCTTTCAACCCAGGCGACATCTTCTTATCGCAAAGCATCctggaggcgagcctccatttcatccaccctgctcTAATACGGAGTGCGAGATCATCTTCAATCTTCCCGTCCCCTTGTATTATGGACCCAATATACTTGAAGCTTCCTCTTTTGGGTATAGCTTGTGCCTCGATCTTCAATTCCACATTTGTCTCCTGCgtcacgtcactgaacttgcactccatatATTCCGTCTTAGTCCTGCTTAACCTGAATACTTTAGATTCTAAGTTCATTCTACAAACATCCAGCCTATAATTAACTCCACTACGCGTCTCGTCAATCAATACTATGTCATCTTTAAACAACATATACCATGGCATCTCCTCTTGAATATGTCGCGTCAATTCATCTATCGCTAAGGAAAATAGAAATGGGCTAAGGGCTGATCAATGGTGCAACCCCATCACTATTAAAAACTGTTCTGAATCACCTCCCACTGTCCTAACCCAAGTCTTGGCACCCTCGTACATGTCCTTAGTTTCCCTGATGCAGGCTACAGGGACACCTTTAGACTCCAATCATCTCCAAAGGACCTTCCGAGGGACTTTATCCTATACCTTCTCCAAGTCAATGAACACCATGTTTAAATACATCTTATTATCCCTATACTGCTTCAATAATCTCTGATAAGATGAATAGCTTTTGTAGTTGCATGACACCTCCTCTTGAATATGTCGCGTCAATTCATCTATCGCTAAGGCAAATAGAAATGGGCTAAGGGCTAATCAATGGTGCAACCCCATCACTATTAAAGAGTGTTCTGAATCACCTCTCACTGTCCTAACCCGGGTCTTGGCACCCTCGTACATGTCCTTAGTTGCCCTGATGCAGGCTACAGGGACACCTTTAGACTCCAATCATCTCCAAAGGACCTTCCGAGGGACTTTATCCTATACCTTCTCCAAGTCAATGAACACCATGTTTAAATACATCTTATTATCCCTATACTGCTTTAATAATCTCCTGATAAGATGAATAGCTTTTGTAGTTGATTGCCCCGGCATGAATCTGAGTTGGTTCTCGGATATCAACATATCTCTCCTCATCCTCATCTCGACTATCCTCTCCCAGACTTTCATAGTGTGGCGTAACAGCTTGATATCCCTATAGTTATTGCAATTCTGAatatcgcccttgttcttgtacaacggAACCATTGTACTTCACCTCCAATCCTCTAGCATCTTAGCCGTCCTAAATATGACTTTAAACAAACTAGTCAACCATCCATACTTGCCTCCCGTGTGCTATTTCAAAAGTCTATGGGGATCTCATCTGGCCCAGTTGCTCTTCCCCTCATCATCTTATGGATAGCCCCCCTAACCTCTGCAATCTTTATACACCTACAATACAACGACTCTCGGAATGCTCTAACTCCCCCAGCACGATATtcctgtccccttcttcattcaagagctTATTGAAGTACATCTACCATCTCCGTTTAATGTGTGCCTCATCTACCAACACTGATCCATTCTCGTCTTTGATGCACTTCCCACGGTCTAGGTCGTGAGACTTCCTTTCTCTCGTCTTGGCGAGCCTATACAACTTCCTATCGCTGCCTTTTCACTCGAACTCTTTATAAAAGTTCTTAAAAGCTATTGTTTTAACCGGCGTGACCGCTAGCTTCACTGCCTTATATCTCTACTTTATTCCTCCTCTTATCCTCTTTGTTGACGCTTTCCGCTAGCGCCACATAAGCAACCTTCTTGGCTTCTACTTTTCCTTCGAcctctccattccaccaccaatccttTTACGACCACCGGAGTTTCCCTTCGAAACCCCTAGCACCTCTCTAGTTGCTTCCCTGATGAATTCAGATATCCTAGCCCATATACTATTAGAATCCCCACTACTCCCCCAGTCCCCATAGCCCTCAACTTATCCCTCATCTCATGAGCTTTGATCTCAGTCAAACTGTCCCATTTAATCTTTAGCCGATCATGAGtaaccctcttcttcttcttcttcttcttctttttcttcttcttcttcttcttcttcttcttcttcttcttcttcttcttcttcttcttcttcttcttcttcttcttcttcttcttcttcttcttcttcttcttcttcttcttcttcttcttcttcttgttgttgttgttgttgttgttgttgctaggTTGTAAGATTCTCGCTCGAAATAACCTTGCAGTATTTGAAAACACCtctatcatccttcctaaggatcAAGTAATCTCTATGGCTTATCCACCGCACTGCAgtaatctcttcttcttcttcttcttcttcttctactctCTGGCTTATCCACTGCACTATAataatctcttcttcttcttcttcttcttcttcttcttcttcttcttcttcttct
Coding sequences within it:
- the LOC132601684 gene encoding uncharacterized protein LOC132601684 produces the protein MPWYMLFKDDIVLIDETRSGVNYRLDVCRMNLESKVFRLSRTKTEYMECKFSDVTQETNVELKIEAQAIPKRGSFKYIGSIIQGDGKIEDDLALRIRAGWMKWRLASRMLCDKKMSPGLKGRFYRVVVPLTLLHGAECWPFKYAHVQKMKVAEMRMLRWMCVRTRRDEGQGRSDVRGGQDEGSETEMVRTCEEEQWNAPVRRCERLAVAEV